The Mytilus edulis chromosome 4, xbMytEdul2.2, whole genome shotgun sequence nucleotide sequence TCTGTTTGGCTGCACATATTACAATTTCAACTCGTATGCACTAAATTTATCTTCTATAGAGATTCTAAAACCTACAAGTAAAATACGTCAACATGCTGTAGGCGAAGTGTTTTTTGTTCTTACCTGGAAAGTATAGAACATTTACATAATATCAGTGCTATCTTTTATATCAGTTCGGTAGTGAAAGGATGAAGAATCATTGAATTCTGAAACTAGATCCGTGGAAAATAGAATCAGAAAATAGATGACGAACATAATCTGATTTTATAGTTTTGTTACGAGTACAATTAATTCCAGTTACAGATAATGCTAAAGTTACAACTCTACAGAATATTGATGTTGATTTAAAATGGACATTCAGGAAGAAATATGCTATTAGCTAGATATTTAATTTCCCCCGGCGTTTTTGATATATCTGTGTATAAGGGTATTAAATACGTTTCAATTAAGTGAAGAGAAACTTCAAAGGGTTGAAGAGTGTGACAATACTGATAGTCTATTGTAAAAATACTTGAAGACAAAGCGTATAGACACCTGTCTTTTATATACTCAGAACGAACAAAACTATCAGTAAATGATACAGCCGACAAAccaaaaattgatataaataaaacacTTTCAGAACATGCTGCTGTAATTCTTAAACCCTTAAACACTTACAAATTGAATTCATGTCATTCGTTTCGTTCAGCTGCAGATTAGGCCCAAATCCCTACTGAAAATTACGAAAGTGGTCCGCCACTGTGATTTTTTCTCTACTGTCTACATGTTTCGTAATCATTTACGTGAATAATGGTTCGATTTTTCTCTTTCTATTCTTTACCTCTAGTTACATAAACTGCAATAGACAAATCACAGTACATTCATCTGATTCAGTACAATATGTTTTATCAGTAAAGAAAACACCACCTGAAATGCCAATATGTTGTAATTAAAATAACATTAGTGATCTTTATTAGAATCACAAACACTTATATGCCAGGCTAAATAGTCGATGTTTCCCGTGTTCAATGTATGTTAAGTGCAATTAACGTATGATGTTAATGTCGTTTAAGAAATACAATATCATTGTGCATGCGAGTTTGTCTCCAGATTAGGTTTTAATTAcagttttttccttttttattttacagatatatcGCTATAGTTTTTCCACTGAAGGCACATATTTTGTGTACCAGACGCCATACAATGGTAACTATGGTGAGCGTTTGGTTTGTCGCGGTTGGCTTTGGAATACCAACCACCATCTTCGTGACTGTCGTCCCTGTAGGAATTAACGCGAGTCTATGCTTTTGTCGACTTGTATTTCCAGAAGCAGAACCAAACAAAGACATGTTCTTCACGTTTAAGTATATGGaatctgtcatattttatttccTGCCATTACTGATTCAACTATTGTGTTACGTTATAATTGGAAAACATTTGTTTCTAAGCGTAGAAGCCTTACAGTCAAATCTGACAAACAAGGGACATGCACGCGATGACAATGGTCGATTAAGAGAGGCAATTAAAACACGTCGAGGAGTTGTCAAAATGTTGATAGCAAGCGTTACAATCTATTTTTTAAGTTATTCGCCGCATCAAATTTTACTCATCTACGATACTGTTTCTGAAAGACCGTTTAGTGGTACATGGGTCTTTGTCGTATTTGTTACTATCCTTGCATACGTCAACTCTGCAGCAAACCCTGTTATATACTGCATATTTAGCCAAAACTTTCGGAAGAACTTTGCAACAATCATATTCTGTCGTTATTACAAGCATAATGGAAACAGTCATAATAATGTGGCTTCTCTTAATTCTGAGTACACTATTTTACTACAAAGGCGGTCGACACCAAGAGCACAGTATGGTGTGAATGCAGTTTAGACGAAAGGAACAATATTGTATCCTCTCTTACAAATCTGTATCGTGTtcctaaatatatatttaaatattgtttacaaaacaaaattattgtcagacatcaattttttttttaaatgaagttaCTATATATTTATTGTCTGTAAAACCACTAAGGATAATCACTTTAATTGTTACAGTTATACCATTTATGTCAAGTtgaaggttatatatatatatttattaaggtagttcaggggtatagaaaaacaaaatgacagaattttcttatacttgccaaaatgaggatgttactatgctttttttttaaaaagtgataaaatgtatGGGTCCCCACGCTATAAAACACATTGTTGAGCATAAAAAGAAATCTACGAGACAgagttttgaaataaaatctgAGAAGATAGGTTAATagtatattttaagaaaataaaaagaaaaaaaaggtgtcaccgaacttgttttcttgct carries:
- the LOC139518987 gene encoding neuropeptide receptor 15-like — its product is MNNVNYTIFNEEKMPSIMETALDGQFEWSDAQNINASSGQIGEVQLGYIISFTIAFFLIGIIGIVGNILVIFVIFNDKKMRKSLTNMLIVNLAVADSIIMVFGIPEIVQFMLDRGWILGEAMCKIQRSVLVMSLYVSVLTLVALCIERYIAIVFPLKAHILCTRRHTMVTMVSVWFVAVGFGIPTTIFVTVVPVGINASLCFCRLVFPEAEPNKDMFFTFKYMESVIFYFLPLLIQLLCYVIIGKHLFLSVEALQSNLTNKGHARDDNGRLREAIKTRRGVVKMLIASVTIYFLSYSPHQILLIYDTVSERPFSGTWVFVVFVTILAYVNSAANPVIYCIFSQNFRKNFATIIFCRYYKHNGNSHNNVASLNSEYTILLQRRSTPRAQYGVNAV